TTTTCAGAGAGCAGCACTGACAGTTTGACCAGAAGTGCCGTCATGCCAAATAGATTAACTAGATgaacaatattcatattttgtatgtatgacTTAACAACCAGCTCTTGCACAGCAGTGGAGTCAGTAATACATTTTCATGCAATGTCATGCCTCCTGCTGATCTGTGCCTACAATGGCTCCTGAGTGGTTGAGGCTGGTACAGCAGACTGTAAACCAAGCTGATGTGGATCATCAGGCCTTCTAGATCAAAGCTGTGGCATCTTAGACCCCGATAACACTCATTTTAGAACTTCTGAACTTTTGGGATGGAGCTGTAGTCTTTTGCCTCCTTCagcatctgaaatatgagaatgACAACTCATGTCTAACAAATGGGTGTTATCATCGGGTCACACAAAGCTGCAGATATGTCCGCTAATACAGCGCCGCTTCTCACTGATGTATTTAGCAACTACACACAAAGTGAATTATTTACTTATTGGTACAAGGGAAGACTGGATATTAATCTTATTAGAAAGATCttagaaataaaacatcatcaatGTGTTGCTGTACAATAACAGCAAACTAACTGCAAGCTAAATATACAACACATGAAATGTTGACCATTAATATCTACAGCATCCTTAAGTATAATTAAACCCACCTGGGTAGCAGGAGAGCTGTTTTAAAATTCAGGACCTGCAGGGGGATGAACACAACAGAAGCATCCACCCTTTGGTGGGACAGACTGACTCTGTGTTCGGattcagctgtaaaaacagGGTCAAAATTCATACTCATAACTTGCAGTTTGTAGCTTATAACTTCAGGGTTGCACACACAGGCAGGATATTCATGTGTCCATCTCGCAGACAAATATTCCTGCACAAATTTTaatcacaaatacacaaaatatttctacaaaaACCTTTTACACACGTGCAAATTATATCTGTGTGCACAAAACTTTTTCAcgcatgcacaaaatatttctacagctgcaaaacttgattacacattcacaaaccatttcacaagctcaaaataTTAGCAACCCTTATTTGCTTCCATATATAAGAGGCGTCCTTGTGGCCGAGCGGTCTAAGacatttcctgtcagctctcCACTGTGTGCTATCTAAAGACAAAATTCATTGTAAATGTCTCCAATTACATGCATTCAAACAGACGGGTGTGTTATACAGTTCATCCCTTTGTCATATACTTTCAAATATGAGGAAAGTTTCTGctatcacacacattttcccacAGTGTCATCATCATGTACTCCCACACATCTCTATTTCTGTATATTTGGCCACGTGAGTAATCGGCTGACGCTGTTTTTTCTAGTCCACACCTACTATTTCTTGTTGCTTGCAAAGTTGTGACTTACCCAACCTGCAGAACAAACGAAGCACAACAGTGTTTATCCAGGGAGTGTTTGCATATCCAGCAACACTCCCACACTGCTGCTCAGCGAGGTCAGGGAGCTCTACCTAGTGGTTGGGAGCACGACTGTCTGAGGCTGCACATTACACTGTCTGTCATGTTCTCAACTGCTTTGTGACTGATTAGTTGTAAGTGTATGAGGACATATTAAAGTATTATTTGTGGTTGTGTGTCTTTATTACACAACATGAGGGAGTGGTAGCACGAGAGATAGAGAAGCAGACTTCTGACCGGAAAGTTAGTGGTTTCAAAACTGGCTGAGAAAATATGGGTGTGGAACGTGAATGACTCTTTCCTCCTCAAACTGCTGAAGTAGCCTTGAGGAAGACATTTAACCTCAAGCAGCTCCAGTAGAGTTATTCAAGTGGAAGTGGTTTGACTGGAGCTCCCAGCAGGTGCTCATGTATGAGATGatataaatatgaaacagaagagaaaacatgTGAATGCAGACTATTAAGGCTATTAAatgcagtgatggaagaagtattcagattctctattaaagtaaaagtagcaaaactAAAGTATAAATACACATATCTCCTCTCTTCCCTGATGCATAGATGCTTATTGGGCTTCACTGTATTGagaaattattatttgtgttttcgTTCTTccccattttctttctttttttttcttttgcattacAATTATTTATCAATTTGATGATCAGAGTTATCACTATAGCATCTATAACAGTTGAACTATGATTAATCAGGGGGGCTATGAACCCAGTATGGACACTGTAGAGACATCAGTCAATGTTcattaaagtataaaaaagatggaaaaagtaaacaagtatcaaaagtaaaagtattcataAGGTAGAACATGTGGTCttgtgatatattattattatattattataacagtCCCTCATCTAAACATTTAATACATAGTTTATGATACACTACAAtatagttgtaagcagatatagGGACATTTGTAAGTGTTTACTAtatgtcaacaattataacttcacctatgaagacattttatatgattttatatgtgttttatattccaGCCTCGACCTCTGGATGCTTCTGGAGTTCTAGTTGTTGATCTGATCTGCTCACAGCTTCATTTTACTGTCTTATAAGCTGTTTGTTTATAAACTGCTTATAAACTGGGAATTTAAAGTAAAGTAGTaccattattattactgttgcATTCATGTGGAAGTAGTATTTGTATGTTGTAGTTGGTCAACATGAAGCCAATTTTTCTGCGTAGTTTAATGTACGACAACAAATCATGTCTCATATCAATTACATATTTCATgtgcagtggagtaaaaaggatattttcttctgaaatgtaatgaagcataaagtagcattaaattggaaaatacagtacaaatatacacagaaaactcaattttactgtcaaaaaaaatgaataaattgagCAAAATACGGTTTGAGAGTAAAGTTTGAGTACATTTGTGTTTCTGAAGGGAAACATGTAACAGCACAGTAACATGCGTACATGGTCTCTCTGTGACATCATGGGCCTCCACACAGCGAACTGAACTGTATCTCCTTTCTCTGCTTGAGAAGTTGGCCCCGTGgcacacaagcaaacaaaataGCCCATTGTACTGCGAGAGCACCGAGCACAAACATCAGCAAACTGTGCCGCCGTTACCTACAAGCCTCGACAAAAACAGGGCCCTCATTCATTTTGAGTTTCCAATCCAGATATCTGCGTGACCTTTCGGAGGGTTTTCACTGCGCGGTGCATTCCAGTGTGGAGTCATTAGAAATGCCCTTGATGAATCACCTTGGGGGAAGTGCTAGATACTCGAGGACGCATGTAACATAGTAAACAAAGAACTTGTAGATTTGTCTCTTTAAGGAGACGACATCAGATCATTACGCATGTAAAGGAAAATGCCTTTAATGTGGTTTAACGGAGACCACTTTAGCTTCAGCCAAACCTGCACAAATcaaattatgtaatttaatttgagtTTCAGTAGAGCTATTCTTGTTTGCTCCTTGGAGTTtgtaaagactttaaaataaGAGCAGTCAGGACAGCTGGGGTAACTGGGTCTGTAAATTACATCTCTTAACAACTGAggttttcatccattttttccttatttttcctCAAAAAGCAGCGTGTACTTCAGACCAGTTGTCATTTGTTGCATATCTAATTGAGTTGTGAGCAGTTTCACCGgtgattatttacatttaagtcattttttaaagcctAGAGGTCAAACTTCCAGTAAATcacaagaaagagaaacatttaGTCAGAAAAAATTGAGCAGAAGTGGATTTTGTCATCGTTCCTATTCTGTCAAGCATCTCGCAACCTTAAAGGTTTACCACATAACCCCACGATTGTCTAATTGCTGTTTCAAAATCGTCTCCACACTGCCGGAAATTAAATTCATgtgagaaaatacacaaaatcacTTCATTTTAACGTTTTTGGCTACACTGTgagaaataatgtaatatatcaTGTAAATTCCCAGAAAGAAATAACTCCGTCTACtgtttaaaatcaaaactatgACTTCCCAACTTCAAGTTCAACACTTTATTTTGTGCTTTCATCTTCAAATAGTAAAGTGAAtaatttcacttttgttttaaaagtatctgtataaataacatttcaacaaatcaCGATAAATGTTGCTATTTACAAAGTCACAGGAATATTCAGTCCTATTCCAACAATAAATAAGAGTAAATTCTAAGTACATCTACTTAAGAGAAACACAACTATGCAAAGCAATCAGGGTGCACCACTTCAAGtttggtaaaataaaatgtaaaaaaaaaaacacatacaatgaATCAACTGTTACAATTCTTACACAATGGAAATAATTACAAAACACTGGGGGGAACTATCTACAAATGTGCACTCCCAATTAATAGGGaaacagatatatatatttgtatataaaGGTGCCTAAATTGCACTGTGCAAAAGAGGTGTCTACTGTATATAGCCACCCATCCACTGACAATAAGCTGCCAAGACAATATGTCCTGTATCACATATTAATGCTGAGCCactattaacaaaaaaaataatccttTACACAGCAATGAATTCAAGTCACCAGGTTTGAAGCAAAAAGTGTGAGGTTCAGGTCACCCAGAACTCTGACTAACTATGAATGTGGGCGAAAAGCAAGTCAATCATATCAGGCACGCATGAAGCTCGGGCCACGTCTATCGCCGTCTGACCGCTGACGTTGGCGTGCTTCAGGTCGGACCGGGGTGCCAAGAACTCCACAACATCCCGGTGGCCTTCCCGGATGGCAATGTGGATAGGCAAGGCGCCGCTCTGGTCCGGGATGTTTACTGAAGCGCCGTACTCCACCAGAACCTGCAGAGTGTCGAGGAATCCTGTACGGGCTGCGTCATGGACCGGCGCTATCCCGTGTTTGTCTTGGATGTTGGGGTCTGCTCCTTTTTCCAACAGCAAACTGGCGATCTTGGAATTCCCCATCATCATTACCTGTGAGAAGTATTAGGAGATGTTTactacattatttattattacattcatttattatatTCAACATCTGGGTGTAAACGACACCAGATTCATCAAATTCAGAGGCCTTTTAACCATTTCATGTCAAGAACCTACAGAGATCATCAGTCCATATTCAATGTTTCATCTTAGTACTAAAAGTCATTTCcatgaaaatatgtcaaatgcGACCTGGTGAATAATTAATACAGTTACTGTCTGTAGTATTGatatagtgtagtatagtgcaactaatgattatcttCATTACAGATTAATCTGTTAGtttttggtccataaaatgctgtaaaatcTCGATCATGGCTTCTCAAAGTCCAACATCCTTGAATGTCttcagtccaaaacccaaaaatattcagtttactgtcgtagaagactaaataaaccagaaaatattcacatcataGAGGCTTTTTTCCTAAAAAATGattccaaacaattaattgattatcaaaatagtttaatactAATACTCTAATATAATTTCTATTAAGtgaacatataatatatatataatgtgttataGGTGTTTCTACAGCTGAAGCTATTAGTCCCTTGATCAATTagtcaatggacagaaaattaatcagcaacaactttgataatcaattaaacatTGAAGTCAGTCATCAAGCAAAAACACCCTGGTTCCAatctctcaaatgtgaggatttgctgattTGTTCTTTGTTATTTCATAGCAAATGAAATATCTTTTGGGTTTTGAATGTTGGTTGGACAACTCAGCTTGAGgtctgggaaactgtgatgaacattttacactattttctgatgtttacagatcaaatcaatcaataatattcataatgagaataataattaattacagCCTTACTATTTAGTGTATCTTCATTGATATAAATGGtctggacaaaatattagaaacacctctcagtattATGCAATACTATtcaacaacaccacaaacagCAGCCTCCAAATTGACCATGAAGTTGAATCAATAACTGTCTAAAACAGTTTaatcaaaaactgaacattataaccttgATGAAGTTAAGATCATATTTCAGGGCTGTGAGTCTATATCCTCTTTCTATTCATcagacaaataataaaatatttctcatttccTTGGAAGATCAGACACTGTACTGTAAACTATGCcttaaaaggacaggttcacaaacaacagtcaggtgcctgaatgaacactgaaagaagttTAATCaatcctcttgttcatacttcAACATCAAAGTGATGGGggcaaaaatccacagtgtgtccacagagtCATCTTGtgcaaaattgcatttaaaagtgtatctgaagcttatatgaatCTTCAGCAGTCCTAGTTAGTCATATAaggtggatatctgacacatttacagtctttttagtatcaaattccctctttgtgtttcctcggacagtgtttccctgttgagctgtggtggaagtatagtaacaaaaactttggcactaaaaagactgtaacgttgaaagatatctacttgatttgactcattaagacatctgaagcttcatattagcttcagataaacttttaaatacatttttgcactgaaggaggactgtgacttttgtcccccatcacttacattgtaaggtcattatgaagggatcttctaatggtcagtatgaacatgaggaatgattacagcaagaaaaacatgtgtcaatgttcatctgggctcctgactgttgttttatgacagacttgaaacacTGTGAACCTGTCATTTTAACACAGGGAGCCATAACACATTCATAACATGCAACTGTTTGTGTACGGCATGTTTCAAGAAGGGAGGAGACGCGCCTGTAACCGAATAACCAGAATATGTATTGAATGTTGTAGTTAATACGCGGTTGAATATGAATGATTAGTCCTCACCTGTAGCGCAGTCCTGCCAAATTCATTGACAGTGTCAGGATGCACCCTGCACTCCTCCAGGATCCTCTGCACTTCGCTGGTGTTCCCTTTGGCTGCCGCCGCCGTCAACGCTTTACCTGCATCCATCTGACTAAGGACCATTATAGTCTTTCTTTGTGCCTGTTCAGTAGGAGATGTACAACAGTGAACGACGGGCACCTCACACGAGCAAACGTCAAGATGAAGAGTGAAGAAGCGACGCTATTTTTCAGGAAGATTAACGTCTGCTACAGCTAGCTGCTACTACTACAGCATCC
The DNA window shown above is from Thunnus maccoyii chromosome 2, fThuMac1.1, whole genome shotgun sequence and carries:
- the cdkn2d gene encoding cyclin-dependent kinase 4 inhibitor D — protein: MVLSQMDAGKALTAAAAKGNTSEVQRILEECRVHPDTVNEFGRTALQVMMMGNSKIASLLLEKGADPNIQDKHGIAPVHDAARTGFLDTLQVLVEYGASVNIPDQSGALPIHIAIREGHRDVVEFLAPRSDLKHANVSGQTAIDVARASCVPDMIDLLFAHIHS